A window of Pecten maximus unplaced genomic scaffold, xPecMax1.1, whole genome shotgun sequence contains these coding sequences:
- the LOC117318342 gene encoding eukaryotic translation initiation factor 6: protein MAIRAQFEGNNEVGVFSKLTNSYCLVAIGGSENFYSVFEGELSEAIPVVHVSLAGCRIIGRMCVGNRHGLLVPSTTTDQELQHIRNSLPDSVSVQRVEERLSALGNVVTCNDYVALVHPDLDRETEEIIADTLKTEVFRQTVAENVLVGSYCAISNQGGLVHPKTTVEDQDELSSLLQVPLVAGTVNRGSDVIGAGLVVNDWIAFCGLDTTSTELSVVESVFKLGDRQPSNITTEMRESLIDSMT from the exons ATGGCTATCCGCGCACAGTTCGAGGGAAATAATGAAGTTGGAGTTTTCTCCAAACTCACAAACAGTTATTGTCTGGTTGCAATAGGAGGGTCTGAGAacttttacag TGTATTTGAAGGAGAGTTGTCGGAAGCTATCCCAGTTGTCCATGTCTCTTTAGCAGGATGTAGAATAATTGGAAGAATGTGTGTTG GAAACAGGCACGGTTTGTTGGTACCAAGTACAACAACAGATCAGGAACTTCAGCACATACGTAATTCTCTCCCAGACAGTGTTTCTGTCCAGCGTGTTGAGGAGAGATTATCTGCTCTTGGTAATGTTGTAACGTGTAATGACTATGTTGCACTTGTACATCCAGATCTGGACAGA GAAACAGAAGAAATCATCGCAGACACACTGAAGACAGAAGTATTCAGACAGACAGTGGCAGAGAATGTCCTGGTTGGGAGTTACTGTGCTATCAGTAATCAAGGAGGCCTG gTTCATCCAAAAACAACAGTAGAAGATCAGGATGAACTGTCATCACTTTTACAAGTTCCTTTAGTG GCTGGTACAGTAAACAGAGGCAGTGATGTTATAGGGGCTGGACTGGTAGTTAACGACTGGATAGCTTTCTGTGGACTGGATACAACAAGTACAGAACTCTCTGTCGTAGAAAGTGTATTTAAACTTGGTGACAGACAACCTAGCAATATCACAACAGAAATGAGGGAAAGTTTGATCGACAG TATGACGTAA